CTGTCAAAATGTCCCCTTTCATACCTCCGGACTCCAGCCTCAGGGATCTGGGTAGCTGTTCTGTCCCTCTCCTGCAGCCCCAGCATTCATCAGCGTGGGTTGCTAGGTGGGGGTCTCTCTCATCTCCACGCCTGCTGCACAGTCCTAGCTTGTGAGGAAATGTAATTAAGATCTGGACAATCACAGAAGGGCAGATGAATTGTGACTCTTGTTTTATCTCTTCATTATATACATAGGCTGCTATAGAGTTAGCACATAATCCAGTTCCTTTCCAGCTGAGATGCACGAGGGTCCTGGGGTCTGGTTCTGGGTGGGAAGAATGGAGTCCATGAGAGGAAATGCTGGGAATTTGCATggaggaaaagtgtgtgtgtgtgtgtgggggtggtagCCACATGCCACAGGCCATGATTCTATACTCTGCAACTGTGATTGCCTAAAGTATCTCCTGTAGCTCAAAGGAGGTCCTGGACCATCATaacctcctccccatctctagCAGCCAGAGGTCAGGAAGCACTGTTCTGAGAGTATCAATCTCTCTCTAGAAGACCAGGAAGTGTAGTGCACTTGACTTCATGCCAAGATACTACTTACAGTGCCTTAATTGCCAGGCAATGGTCCTCTGGGCTATAAAAGTAACAACAAGGCAGAGAAAGTCCTCCTTTCACCCTTTCTCTAGGTGAGATTGCTTCCTCTCCAGCTCACGGCAGTCCTTTCAGAAGAGCAGGGATCCTCTTTGGTGAGAATTTCTAGGGTGGGCCATGACACCTGGAGATGAAGGCCAGCTATTGGGGGAAACTGACTTAGGAAGTTCGTGGTGAAACCATGTCCTTAGCTAAAGGTCTGATTGCTCTTCAACACAATTGCCTAGAATTTTCTAGTACATAGAGAGTCTCTCtacctgcctcccctgcctccagagGAGTAATTTCTTGGCTAATTCAGCCAGTTCATTCGTGGAAGGAGATCTACCATCTTTCAGACCCACCCAAGTGAGGAAGACGGTTTCCTTTGATGCTTCTATGACAGATAGGGCtacttttaatgtgtttttgtttttctctttttgctccCTCAAAGAGCCATATGTAGCACAAAGCAAGGGCTTTAAAATTCTGGTTTATGGGATAATTAAGTAAATGAGCAACTGAATGAGTGAACTAATGGACCACACAGCCCAGTGTGTGGGATACTGGTTCCATGGCTGAGCCCCGTATCTCTGACCCTTTCATCTTCATCTGGGCCTCCTGCAGTGTTCTTGGGAGTTGTCATGTTCTGGTCCTCAGTCTCGAAGAGCCTCCTTGCTGTCTTTGTTGTCACGGAGTTTGCTGTGATCTTTGTGGGTAAGAGTCAAAAAGAGGGGCCAGAGAAACGGCTCAGAGCTTAGGAGCACTTGCTgactttgcagaggacctgggttcagttcccagcacccacaggactcacaactatctgtaactctagttctgggaGATCCAACACGCTCTTCTGGTCTTACACATATGTGATGCACTTAGACGCATGCATGCAAACTACTAAGACACATAAAGTGAAAATAGATAAATCAAATCTTAAGAAAAGAGGAAGTAGACAAGAGACCCCTTTCTCCCAAAGATGGGAAGAGGAGGTGGGTAGACCGTGGGCTGCATGGGCTGCTCGAGTGGAGAGCTAAATGGCTCCCTGATTCCCAGGGTTCTTGGCATGTTGGAACCAGCGGCTTCAGTGCCCTTTGACGGTGTTTTGCtcatgtttatttcttcctttagagAGTTTCATTTGTGAAAACTCTGCGTGCACAAATGGACAGTGTCAGCCCGCGGGCACATGCGAGACCTCCAAAAGCTGCTTCAGCCAAATACAGGAATTTAAAATGCCAGGTGAGTCACCCTTTGTTCCATTATGCCTCTTTCAAGGTATCCTCCCGTGCTCTCAGGTTGGGGTTGGGAGTGTAGCTGCTTCAGGGTGGTGGGGATGAAGCACAGGGGTCAAAGCGGAAGGCGTCAGAGACACTGGCTCCTGCAGCATGCTCGTTCACCCAGTTTGGAGTGCTCACTCCCACCCTCCCCTACTTTtccttgcagtgctggggatcaaactcacagTATCTTGCACGCTAAGCTCTACCTCAGAACACCCCCTTTGTAACAGATCATCCCCCTGTAGCTTTGCTCTCTGAAACAGAGGGTCCCTTTGGAGAGGTAAGAGTATCCAGTGATGGAACAAGATTTATTTCCACACTGGAGGCTTCGTTCTCTCTGGGGCTCAGAAGGGACATTTTTATGAGGGGTTTTGGTTGTCTGCAGAGTTGTCCACAAACCTAAGTGTCCAGCAGAAAGGCTGTTCTCTAGATGAATGTACTGGACTGGCATTCTCGGCGACACTGGGGGACCAACGGACATTTAGATATGACCAGCGATGCTGCGCTACTGATAAGTGCAACCAACTGGACACTCAACGTGAGTGAAGTTCATTTCTGCCCCCTTGGTACCTGCTCCATGCCCTCTTGGTACCTGCGCCATGGCTCCTCGGTACCCGCACCATggctcctctggcttctgtggactcCTCCCTGCACTGGGATGCAGAAATGCTGCTCGTTAGTCTTTCTTTTCCCCGAGGCCACTGTCCTTTGGAAGTGCAAGGGTAGATACAAGCCTTGTACCTGGGTGGGAAGATGAATGACTGTTAAAAGCCATGCACGAGAGCGTGTGCCTGCATGTGCCTGcatgcacctctctctctctctctctctctctctctctctctctctctgtctgtctgtgtttgtctctctctctgtctgtgtctctctgtctctgtctctctctgtgtttgttgtACCTGGCTAATTCCTTACCCTTTGATCAGCATTTTTTTAGattgaagattattttcttttctgatatctAGGAATTTTTCTCCTGCCACAGTAGAGAGgcaagagactgaagaaatgtaaAGATATTTGGGTGTACATCAATAACCAAAGGATCTTGGGAACTTGGCTTTACCTGTTCTTCTTACGTCATTTtagttgtatttttgttttgttttgaacaatTATGAAAGAACAATGATATTGGATCTGGTGAGTGAGGGAGTGATGTTCTCAGCTATTGTTTCCTGTCTATTCCTCAagattaatactttttttttttttaaatctccccaCTCAGCATCTCAGGTGCCTGCAAAAGCCAATGGTgttcagtgttttgcctgctatATGGAGGCAGGCAAGCTGTGTATTCCAACTCTCCTGAAGTGCACGGGGAACGAGAAGAAGTGTGTTGTCGTCATCGGCACAGGTATGATTCTCTCCTCAAG
This sequence is a window from Mus pahari chromosome 14, PAHARI_EIJ_v1.1, whole genome shotgun sequence. Protein-coding genes within it:
- the LOC110331303 gene encoding protein RoBo-1-like: MFWSSVSKSLLAVFVVTEFAVIFVESFICENSACTNGQCQPAGTCETSKSCFSQIQEFKMPELSTNLSVQQKGCSLDECTGLAFSATLGDQRTFRYDQRCCATDKCNQLDTQPSQVPAKANGVQCFACYMEAGKLCIPTLLKCTGNEKKCVVVIGTAAGSSSPLSVVMVGSGCATESACNLNMTVLDFVNIRTFCSSGFPVLPTPSSVTDSVGLRPTSISTVPILISLLLLKVLV